One genomic segment of [Phormidium] sp. ETS-05 includes these proteins:
- a CDS encoding RodZ family helix-turn-helix domain-containing protein: MSGTNVLERTALEASQSGGEIESGADILEANQLPITVKDGKELGSEPLSWEVRLEQVGKELAQARQEKGISLDQLHIQTLIPKYHLQSLEAGRVEKLPEPVYVRSFVRKIGNALGLDGDMVAASLPDLAYREWYAKASGVKSHSKFILGAANLYLGYGALLLLAIGGLFWLYGQQNLTNGDRGGALESGDTVIPR; the protein is encoded by the coding sequence ATGTCAGGAACTAATGTGTTAGAGCGGACCGCACTTGAGGCTTCCCAGTCAGGGGGAGAAATCGAGTCTGGTGCAGATATCCTAGAGGCAAATCAACTGCCAATCACGGTAAAAGATGGTAAGGAACTGGGATCCGAGCCGCTTAGCTGGGAGGTACGCCTGGAACAAGTGGGTAAAGAGTTGGCGCAAGCACGCCAAGAGAAAGGGATTTCCCTGGATCAACTGCATATACAAACGCTGATACCGAAATATCACCTGCAATCTTTAGAAGCGGGGAGAGTGGAGAAACTACCGGAGCCAGTATATGTCCGGAGCTTTGTGCGCAAAATCGGAAATGCTCTAGGGTTGGATGGGGACATGGTGGCTGCTTCCCTCCCGGACCTTGCATACAGGGAATGGTATGCCAAGGCGTCGGGGGTGAAATCCCACAGTAAATTTATTCTGGGAGCGGCTAATTTGTACCTAGGTTATGGAGCGCTGCTGCTGCTAGCCATTGGAGGGCTGTTTTGGCTTTACGGTCAGCAGAATCTCACCAATGGGGATAGAGGTGGTGCGCTAGAGTCTGGGGATACTGTGATTCCCAGGTGA
- a CDS encoding NCS2 family permease, translating to MSSHGPLNKIAGKAGAVIARFWRFQELQTDLGTEVLAGVTTFMTMAYILAVNPGILSGAIFLQSQGDLFGELVFATAIGSAIACLVMGIAANYPFALAPGMGINAFFTYTVVQKMGIDWRMALGAVFLEGIVFIALTLSQVRGAIVKAIPLCLRQAIASGIGLFLAYIALSQDTASGGAGIIIAHPATKTALASFHQPTTIMAIGGIILTSALVARRIKGALLWGILATAALSWLLGITPLPKGIIAWPHLPVHLFGQAFVGLGQVSGDKISDFFAVGFVFLFVDLFDTIGTFTGLGIKAGYIDEQGELPRSRAALMADAVGTAAGAILGTSTVTTYIESAAGISEGGRSGFTAVIVSLLFTLSIFFTPILAAIPAFATAPALVLVGVLMMGAVRGIRWDDPGESIPSFLTILLMPLSFSIAEGLAIGFITYPLVKSFQGKSREISPAVWIIAAVFVARYVWMGLG from the coding sequence ATGTCTTCACATGGTCCTCTAAACAAGATAGCTGGGAAAGCGGGGGCAGTAATTGCCCGGTTTTGGCGGTTTCAGGAACTCCAGACAGATTTGGGGACTGAGGTTCTGGCGGGAGTAACTACGTTTATGACGATGGCTTATATCCTAGCGGTGAATCCGGGGATATTGTCGGGGGCGATTTTTTTGCAGTCTCAGGGGGATTTGTTCGGGGAGTTGGTGTTTGCAACGGCTATTGGTTCGGCGATCGCCTGTCTGGTGATGGGCATTGCGGCAAATTACCCGTTTGCTTTGGCCCCAGGAATGGGGATTAATGCTTTCTTCACCTATACGGTGGTGCAGAAAATGGGCATAGACTGGCGGATGGCGTTGGGGGCGGTGTTTTTGGAGGGGATAGTTTTTATTGCGCTCACTTTGTCTCAGGTTCGGGGAGCGATCGTCAAGGCGATACCTCTGTGTTTGCGACAGGCGATCGCCTCGGGTATCGGCTTATTTCTCGCCTACATTGCCTTATCCCAAGATACCGCCAGTGGTGGCGCAGGCATCATTATCGCCCATCCCGCCACCAAAACCGCCCTCGCCAGTTTCCACCAACCCACCACCATCATGGCGATCGGCGGTATTATCCTCACCAGTGCCCTAGTCGCCCGACGCATCAAAGGCGCTCTATTATGGGGTATTCTCGCCACCGCCGCCCTAAGCTGGCTGCTGGGCATCACCCCCCTCCCCAAAGGGATTATCGCTTGGCCCCATCTACCGGTCCACCTATTCGGGCAAGCATTTGTAGGTTTAGGGCAGGTTTCCGGGGATAAAATCTCAGATTTTTTCGCTGTGGGGTTCGTGTTTTTGTTTGTGGACTTGTTTGATACGATCGGCACATTCACCGGACTGGGTATCAAAGCGGGATATATCGACGAGCAGGGAGAACTACCCCGCTCCCGAGCCGCCCTGATGGCTGATGCAGTAGGAACCGCCGCCGGAGCCATCTTGGGCACTTCCACCGTTACCACATATATAGAATCCGCCGCCGGTATCTCAGAAGGGGGCCGCAGTGGATTTACCGCCGTAATAGTATCCCTCCTGTTCACCCTCTCGATATTTTTCACCCCCATCCTCGCCGCCATTCCCGCCTTCGCCACCGCTCCGGCTTTAGTCTTAGTGGGAGTGTTGATGATGGGAGCTGTGCGGGGGATTCGTTGGGATGACCCCGGGGAATCGATTCCCTCATTTTTAACCATTTTGCTCATGCCTTTGAGCTTTTCGATCGCCGAAGGGCTGGCGATCGGCTTTATCACCTATCCCCTGGTGAAGTCATTTCAGGGCAAAAGTCGGGAAATTTCCCCCGCCGTCTGGATTATTGCAGCCGTATTCGTGGCTCGCTATGTGTGGATGGGTCTAGGTTAG
- the truB gene encoding tRNA pseudouridine(55) synthase TruB: protein MAKIPEWEGFLNLNKPAGMTSHDCVGRIRRLLGMKRVGHGGTLDPAAEGVLPIALGKATRLLQYLQEDKAYRAIVRLGVTTTTDDTTGPAIAAQPMPQLTLELVREALEQFEGKIQQVPPAYSAIQVQGQRLYNLARRGEKIVVPSREVEVRSIELLGWQPGDFPEVELAVSCGAGTYIRAIARDLGVALGGGGTLAYLQRTAACGFTLPDSLTFDQIETQLHQNTFQPLSPAAALTHLANVTLTPENARRWCQGQQISDFTFAPAPTSHHSSSIVQVTRADGLFLGIGNIAELPIQLQAKTVFAQPENL, encoded by the coding sequence ATGGCAAAAATCCCAGAGTGGGAAGGTTTTCTGAATCTGAACAAGCCTGCAGGTATGACATCTCACGACTGTGTGGGGAGGATCCGGCGGCTGTTGGGGATGAAGCGGGTGGGACATGGAGGCACTTTGGACCCAGCGGCGGAGGGGGTATTGCCGATCGCCCTAGGAAAAGCCACCCGCCTACTCCAGTACCTGCAAGAAGACAAAGCATATCGGGCGATCGTTCGCCTCGGTGTCACCACCACCACCGATGACACCACCGGTCCAGCGATCGCCGCCCAACCCATGCCACAACTAACCTTAGAATTAGTCAGAGAAGCCCTCGAGCAGTTTGAGGGCAAAATTCAACAGGTGCCTCCTGCTTACAGCGCCATTCAAGTCCAGGGTCAACGCCTATACAACTTGGCCAGAAGGGGAGAAAAAATAGTAGTACCCTCCCGAGAAGTAGAAGTGCGCAGTATAGAATTGCTCGGGTGGCAGCCAGGAGATTTTCCCGAAGTGGAGCTGGCGGTAAGCTGTGGAGCGGGAACCTATATCCGAGCGATCGCCCGTGACCTAGGAGTAGCCCTCGGGGGTGGTGGCACCCTCGCCTACCTCCAGCGCACCGCCGCCTGTGGTTTCACCCTCCCGGATAGCCTAACTTTCGACCAAATAGAAACCCAACTACATCAAAACACCTTTCAACCCCTGTCTCCCGCCGCCGCCCTCACCCACTTAGCCAACGTCACCCTCACCCCAGAAAACGCCCGCCGCTGGTGCCAAGGCCAGCAGATTTCTGATTTTACCTTTGCCCCCGCTCCCACCAGTCACCACAGCTCATCTATTGTCCAAGTAACCCGAGCAGATGGTCTATTTCTCGGCATTGGCAATATTGCCGAACTGCCCATCCAGCTCCAAGCCAAAACCGTATTTGCCCAGCCCGAAAACCTTTAG
- a CDS encoding mechanosensitive ion channel family protein, whose protein sequence is MMIDTAMLLNLLRPLALILCGLVGGLIFEKRILKKIKKILEKNGIKLNLAVSEYLRGVPFVIFFVLGIYVAIVSSNLNDQIRDLLSKMLLAIILGTATIVASRLALGFVRLYSHTSEGVLPLTSLFENLTNLVIFTIGTLIILQSMGISITPLLTALGVGGLSIGLALQATLGNLVSGVNIIMSGKVSPGDYVKLETGEEGYVTDVTWRHTTIREYPNNLIVVPNAKLVSSTFKNYYLPQKEMMVMVEVGVAYDSDLEKVEQVTIDVAEQIMKEVGGCVPEFKPFMRYHTFGYFSINFTVYLAAKEFIDHLIARHEFIKMLYNRYQEEGIKIPFPIQPVYLPETGENKPNQQPNI, encoded by the coding sequence ATGATGATTGATACCGCTATGCTGCTCAACTTGCTCCGACCTTTAGCCCTGATTTTATGTGGTTTAGTCGGGGGATTAATATTTGAAAAGCGCATCCTGAAAAAGATTAAAAAAATCTTAGAAAAAAATGGGATTAAATTAAACTTAGCTGTCAGCGAATACCTCCGAGGCGTCCCCTTTGTCATATTTTTTGTTTTGGGAATTTACGTGGCTATAGTCAGCAGCAACTTAAACGACCAAATCCGAGATTTACTCTCAAAAATGCTGCTGGCAATTATCTTGGGTACGGCTACTATAGTTGCGTCCAGACTCGCTTTGGGTTTTGTGCGTCTTTACAGCCACACTTCTGAGGGGGTTTTACCGTTAACATCTTTGTTTGAAAATCTCACCAATTTGGTGATATTTACCATCGGCACCTTGATTATTCTTCAATCTATGGGCATTTCTATTACTCCCCTGCTGACCGCTTTGGGGGTTGGGGGTTTATCTATTGGTTTGGCTCTCCAAGCTACTTTAGGTAATTTGGTGTCTGGGGTCAATATTATCATGTCCGGGAAAGTCAGTCCTGGTGATTATGTGAAGCTGGAAACTGGGGAGGAAGGCTATGTCACTGATGTGACTTGGCGCCATACTACTATCCGAGAATACCCTAATAATCTTATCGTGGTTCCCAATGCTAAACTGGTTTCTTCCACGTTTAAAAATTACTACCTTCCCCAAAAGGAAATGATGGTTATGGTGGAAGTGGGGGTGGCTTACGATAGTGATTTAGAGAAGGTAGAGCAGGTGACGATTGATGTGGCGGAGCAAATTATGAAAGAAGTGGGGGGATGCGTGCCGGAATTTAAACCATTTATGCGCTATCATACTTTTGGTTATTTTAGTATTAATTTTACGGTGTATTTGGCAGCTAAAGAATTTATAGACCATTTGATTGCTCGCCATGAATTTATCAAGATGCTATACAATAGATATCAGGAAGAGGGGATAAAAATTCCTTTTCCGATTCAACCGGTTTATTTGCCGGAAACCGGCGAAAATAAACCAAATCAACAGCCAAATATTTAA
- a CDS encoding ribbon-helix-helix domain-containing protein: MAREELLQIRLTKKEKDRLQAEAESRGVSMSEVIRDYIKRLPAPKKFSGGE; encoded by the coding sequence ATGGCGAGAGAAGAACTTTTGCAAATCAGGCTGACAAAAAAGGAAAAAGACCGCCTGCAAGCAGAAGCTGAGAGCCGGGGGGTCTCTATGTCAGAAGTGATTCGAGATTACATCAAGCGCCTACCAGCACCAAAAAAATTCTCTGGGGGTGAGTAG
- a CDS encoding response regulator transcription factor yields MSGQLLLVDDEPGLREAVQAYLEDSDFVVEVASNAKEGWEILQRTFPDLLITDIMMPQVDGYQFLKQVREDPRFTTLPVVFLTAKGMTIDRIQGYQAGCDAYLSKPFDPEELIAIVQNLLARRAAQTATTSDNPDIASLATQIAEIKGILTGRNPIPQAPSDIKIDLTPREQSVLDLVSQGLMNKEIARRLDTSVRNVEKYVSRLFSKTGTNSRTELVRYALEHGLTK; encoded by the coding sequence ATGTCAGGACAATTGTTACTGGTAGATGATGAACCGGGTTTAAGGGAAGCAGTACAAGCCTATCTGGAAGATAGCGATTTTGTGGTGGAGGTTGCCAGTAACGCGAAAGAAGGTTGGGAGATACTGCAGCGGACATTCCCGGATTTGCTGATTACCGATATTATGATGCCCCAGGTGGATGGGTATCAGTTTCTCAAGCAAGTACGGGAGGATCCGAGGTTTACAACCCTCCCGGTGGTGTTTTTAACCGCTAAGGGGATGACGATCGATCGGATCCAGGGGTATCAGGCGGGATGCGATGCTTACCTGTCGAAACCCTTCGACCCCGAAGAACTCATCGCCATTGTGCAAAACCTCCTAGCTCGTCGAGCTGCTCAAACCGCCACCACCAGCGACAACCCGGACATAGCCAGTTTAGCCACCCAAATTGCGGAAATCAAAGGTATCCTCACCGGTCGTAACCCTATCCCCCAGGCCCCCTCTGACATCAAAATCGACCTGACTCCCAGAGAGCAAAGTGTCTTAGACCTAGTATCTCAAGGGTTGATGAATAAAGAAATCGCCCGCCGCTTAGATACCAGTGTCAGAAATGTAGAAAAATATGTTAGTCGGTTATTCAGCAAAACTGGCACAAATAGCCGCACGGAATTAGTCCGCTATGCCTTAGAACACGGATTAACTAAATAA
- a CDS encoding family 10 glycosylhydrolase, giving the protein MLNKSKWLRKIIVIATLSGLPVGMLPLKAPAQRTFGDIQGHWNQSCIENLASKRILNGYPDGTFRPDASVSRAEFATLLEIAFPNAAPVRETMRFVDIPSNFWAARPIKLAYERGFLAGYAGRIFNPNQEITRVQVLVGLAAGLKLPQVQQVERGLEVTFDDAAEIPGYARNAIASATEKLLVVNYPNIRELRPNANATRSEVAAFLCQTLLPEGSLVSAQYLARRADLANVPQPMPNPNPTPRPTPTPTPTPTPTPTPTPTPTPTPTPTPTPTPTPTPTPTPTPTPTPTPTQTPTQTPRVPRAQTSELRGVWLTNIDSDVLFSSEAIAQSMQRLAQININTVYPTVWNWGYTLYPSQVADRVIGAKVDPDPGFEGRDMLAEIVKIGKQKGIRVIPWFEFGFMAPADSELARRRPQWLTNRRDGTQIKMEGDHPRVWLNPFHPEVQQFMIDLVVELVEKYDIEGVQFDDHFGLPSEYGYDEFTVELYKQENAGQMPPDDPKNPQWLRWRADKITAFKKRLFEEIKQRKQECIVGLSPNPQRFSYEEFLADWESWERQGLVEELIVQIYRHDINAFTAELDREEMQNARKHIPVGVGIITGLKARPVSMEQIQEQLEVVRSKGYAGVSFFFYESMWNWAPTSPEERQAAFGALFPETIAAPDLTKGWEPEK; this is encoded by the coding sequence ATGTTGAACAAGAGCAAGTGGCTGCGGAAAATCATCGTTATCGCGACTTTGAGCGGTTTACCTGTGGGGATGCTGCCTTTGAAAGCACCAGCCCAAAGGACTTTTGGCGATATCCAGGGTCACTGGAACCAAAGCTGTATCGAGAACCTAGCCTCGAAAAGAATTCTCAATGGCTATCCCGATGGGACGTTTCGCCCTGATGCTTCCGTGTCTAGAGCGGAATTTGCCACTTTGCTGGAAATCGCTTTTCCCAATGCGGCCCCAGTGCGGGAAACCATGAGGTTTGTGGATATTCCCAGTAATTTTTGGGCTGCACGTCCCATCAAGCTGGCTTATGAAAGGGGCTTTTTGGCGGGATATGCGGGACGAATTTTTAACCCCAATCAAGAAATTACCCGGGTGCAAGTGCTGGTAGGGTTGGCAGCGGGGTTGAAGTTGCCACAGGTGCAGCAGGTGGAGCGGGGGTTAGAGGTGACTTTTGATGATGCGGCGGAGATTCCAGGGTATGCACGCAATGCGATCGCCTCGGCGACGGAAAAACTCCTCGTGGTCAATTATCCCAATATCCGCGAACTCCGCCCTAACGCCAACGCCACGCGATCGGAAGTAGCGGCATTTTTATGTCAAACCTTGCTACCGGAGGGTTCGCTGGTGTCGGCGCAGTACCTGGCACGTCGAGCCGATTTGGCTAATGTACCACAACCAATGCCAAACCCAAACCCGACACCAAGACCAACGCCAACACCAACACCGACACCGACACCAACACCGACACCGACACCAACACCGACACCGACACCAACACCGACGCCAACACCAACGCCAACACCAACACCAACGCCAACACCGACACCAACACCAACACCAACACCGACACAGACACCGACACAGACACCGCGAGTGCCAAGGGCTCAAACATCGGAACTGCGGGGGGTGTGGCTGACGAATATTGATAGTGATGTGCTGTTTTCCTCCGAGGCGATCGCCCAAAGTATGCAGCGTCTCGCCCAGATCAACATCAACACCGTTTATCCCACCGTGTGGAATTGGGGCTACACCCTATATCCCAGCCAAGTCGCAGACCGAGTTATCGGCGCCAAAGTGGACCCCGACCCCGGATTTGAAGGGCGAGATATGCTCGCAGAAATCGTCAAAATCGGCAAACAAAAAGGCATTCGGGTAATTCCCTGGTTTGAATTTGGCTTTATGGCCCCAGCGGATTCAGAATTAGCCCGACGGCGACCCCAATGGTTGACAAATCGCCGGGACGGTACGCAAATCAAAATGGAAGGCGACCACCCCCGCGTCTGGCTGAATCCCTTTCATCCAGAAGTGCAACAATTTATGATAGATTTAGTAGTGGAACTGGTGGAAAAATATGATATAGAAGGGGTGCAGTTCGATGACCACTTTGGCTTACCATCGGAATATGGCTATGACGAGTTTACCGTAGAACTATATAAACAGGAAAATGCGGGACAAATGCCACCAGACGACCCCAAAAATCCCCAATGGCTGCGGTGGCGGGCAGATAAAATCACCGCATTTAAAAAGCGTTTGTTTGAAGAGATTAAACAGCGCAAGCAAGAATGTATCGTGGGATTATCACCAAACCCCCAGCGGTTTTCTTATGAAGAATTCCTCGCCGATTGGGAAAGCTGGGAACGCCAGGGTTTAGTAGAGGAATTGATTGTCCAAATTTATCGCCATGATATCAATGCGTTTACAGCGGAATTAGACCGGGAGGAAATGCAGAATGCGCGGAAGCATATACCCGTAGGGGTGGGCATTATCACCGGATTGAAAGCGCGACCAGTGTCAATGGAACAAATCCAAGAGCAACTGGAAGTAGTGCGCAGTAAAGGGTATGCTGGGGTGTCTTTCTTCTTTTATGAAAGTATGTGGAATTGGGCACCTACATCGCCGGAGGAAAGGCAGGCGGCTTTTGGGGCATTATTTCCAGAAACCATAGCTGCACCGGATTTGACCAAAGGATGGGAGCCGGAAAAGTAG
- a CDS encoding NACHT domain-containing NTPase encodes MIRQVLWNLIGLFPNFYGEDSGVAPVVKPSRFGDRPTWSRVRGATPRSQPEQMFVPLRVTPDSAANLTVRADFLPQAIVQAREATGSLEIWDFLAAIPEDPLFRCLAIIGPSGSGKTTLLENLLLTYAQNRQSQRHSQVTKMIPVLLYVRDFTTPQVGVSLKSASGGTATLAEVIYQSTQGKLGAAPGSHLKAAIGQEGWGRWKAAPPSQSPSQSPSRAFPFLPPFPPLSLGRASSVSSVERSLQERQYLVMLDGLDEISHSEARRDIYAWIEQQMQAYPNACFIVTARSFAYRQAPLKTVKIVLELQPFNRREIEQFVHNWYGGYAEEMPEAHRSASHPVRKLLAGIQSSSSVWQMATNPLLLAAIASVFDAKGTIPTNRVELYHQLCDVLAPSPEGGSNNPGILAQTALQLMRDKTRLLLSDSANQAALPKNFPHLFVSRSPGIWEFAHKSFQEYLAAVAIKQSRREQLLLKCLADPWWEETVRFYAAMSDASNVIRTAMAHPPTFKLASDCLREGLCFQPELREQFDLVVEAYLESSAPEIFQPAALVLLAERLHRLELVDGAVVVDTSYITCAEYQLFVNDRLAVGQQRQPDFWSDRRFPMLESTAPVAGVRASDAEEFCEWLNQQASAMSIRGVRYRLPNYQECVAHPLPPGKVGTWSYAGKDKVIAGLDPQILDEWEERMRTILKTDLINQKRYDDGEATPEGDRAGLRSRHIHLDPTRTLIRHLAEILTKSSLELGESHHQSSGLPLRLVRSWTVASNHQILRHIDRLRDILIAIAYVFDLSHARDLALELARCRKLMSDSSRRPSVSLPAPTSSAPGDAHLDFSRTRADLLLIHTIWDSLARTYHHKAKNSPIPTDEVSASQTSGLPASNPLDIISGSKPVNYHDLKRDFDRKTDEILYLYAFLVLLDERRARRLPPWEGIRIVMERIRD; translated from the coding sequence ATGATACGCCAGGTTTTGTGGAATTTGATCGGTCTGTTCCCCAACTTTTATGGGGAGGATAGTGGGGTGGCGCCGGTGGTGAAACCCAGCCGCTTTGGCGATCGCCCGACGTGGAGTCGGGTTAGAGGTGCAACGCCCAGATCTCAACCGGAACAAATGTTCGTACCGTTGCGAGTGACGCCGGATAGCGCCGCTAACCTGACGGTTCGGGCTGACTTTCTGCCCCAGGCGATCGTCCAAGCCAGAGAAGCCACAGGCAGTTTAGAAATCTGGGATTTTTTGGCCGCCATTCCTGAAGATCCATTGTTTCGCTGTTTAGCCATCATCGGTCCGAGTGGCAGCGGTAAAACCACCCTTCTGGAAAACCTATTACTGACTTACGCTCAAAATCGCCAATCCCAGCGACATTCCCAAGTCACCAAGATGATTCCGGTGCTGCTGTACGTGCGGGATTTCACGACACCGCAGGTAGGCGTTAGCCTCAAGAGCGCTTCTGGAGGGACGGCGACCCTAGCAGAGGTAATTTACCAAAGCACTCAGGGAAAGCTCGGGGCAGCACCAGGGTCCCACCTGAAGGCCGCCATTGGCCAGGAGGGGTGGGGGCGATGGAAAGCCGCCCCACCCTCCCAGTCTCCTAGTCAGTCTCCTAGTCGCGCCTTCCCTTTCCTCCCGCCCTTCCCACCTTTGTCACTGGGGCGAGCCTCTAGCGTCAGCAGTGTAGAGCGCAGTCTCCAAGAACGGCAATATCTGGTGATGCTTGATGGTTTAGATGAAATCTCGCACTCAGAGGCACGCCGGGATATTTATGCCTGGATTGAACAGCAGATGCAAGCCTACCCTAATGCTTGCTTTATTGTGACTGCTCGGTCTTTTGCATATCGCCAAGCGCCATTAAAAACTGTCAAAATCGTTTTAGAGTTACAGCCTTTTAACCGCCGAGAAATTGAGCAGTTTGTCCATAACTGGTATGGGGGGTATGCAGAGGAAATGCCCGAGGCTCATCGCAGTGCCTCTCATCCCGTGAGGAAACTGCTGGCGGGGATTCAAAGCAGCAGCTCGGTGTGGCAAATGGCAACCAATCCCCTGCTGCTCGCGGCGATCGCCTCGGTTTTCGACGCCAAAGGCACCATCCCCACCAATCGAGTGGAACTATACCACCAGCTTTGTGATGTCCTAGCTCCCAGCCCCGAGGGCGGTAGCAATAATCCAGGCATTTTAGCTCAAACGGCGCTGCAGTTAATGCGCGATAAAACTCGTCTGCTCTTGAGCGATAGTGCCAATCAAGCGGCTTTACCCAAGAATTTTCCCCATTTATTTGTTTCCAGAAGTCCTGGTATTTGGGAATTTGCCCATAAGAGTTTTCAGGAATATTTAGCCGCAGTGGCTATTAAGCAGTCAAGGCGGGAACAGTTGCTTTTGAAATGTTTAGCCGACCCTTGGTGGGAAGAAACTGTGCGGTTTTATGCCGCCATGAGCGATGCCAGTAATGTCATCAGAACGGCGATGGCGCATCCGCCTACTTTCAAGTTGGCCAGCGATTGTTTGCGCGAAGGGTTGTGCTTTCAACCAGAGCTGCGGGAGCAGTTTGATTTGGTGGTGGAAGCCTATTTGGAATCCTCTGCTCCAGAGATTTTCCAGCCTGCGGCTCTGGTGTTGCTGGCGGAACGCTTGCACCGCCTGGAATTGGTCGATGGTGCTGTGGTTGTGGATACGAGCTATATCACCTGCGCTGAGTATCAGTTATTTGTTAACGATCGCCTTGCGGTAGGTCAGCAGCGACAACCGGATTTCTGGTCCGATCGGCGATTTCCCATGCTTGAGTCCACTGCACCAGTGGCGGGAGTCCGCGCCAGCGATGCCGAGGAATTTTGCGAGTGGCTGAACCAGCAAGCCTCGGCGATGTCCATTCGCGGCGTCCGCTACCGTTTACCAAATTATCAGGAATGTGTTGCTCATCCCCTCCCTCCCGGAAAGGTGGGTACTTGGTCTTATGCGGGCAAAGATAAAGTGATTGCTGGTTTAGACCCCCAAATTTTGGACGAGTGGGAAGAGCGGATGAGGACTATCCTCAAGACTGATTTAATCAATCAAAAACGCTATGACGATGGTGAGGCGACGCCTGAAGGCGATCGGGCTGGTCTCCGGAGCCGCCATATCCACCTAGACCCCACCCGCACCTTAATCCGCCATCTGGCAGAAATCCTCACCAAAAGCAGCCTAGAACTGGGAGAATCCCATCATCAAAGTTCTGGATTACCCCTCCGTCTGGTACGCAGTTGGACTGTTGCCTCCAATCATCAGATTCTCCGTCACATCGATCGTCTTCGGGATATCCTGATTGCTATAGCTTACGTATTTGACCTCAGTCATGCTCGCGACCTCGCCCTAGAATTAGCCCGTTGTCGCAAACTTATGTCCGATAGCTCGCGCCGCCCTTCCGTTTCACTTCCAGCCCCTACCAGCTCGGCTCCCGGCGATGCCCATCTAGATTTTTCCCGCACCCGTGCTGATTTACTCCTCATCCATACTATCTGGGATTCCCTCGCCCGTACTTATCACCACAAAGCCAAAAATTCCCCAATCCCCACCGACGAGGTTTCTGCCTCTCAAACATCGGGACTGCCTGCATCAAACCCCCTGGATATTATTTCAGGGTCGAAACCGGTAAACTACCATGATTTAAAGCGCGATTTTGACCGCAAAACCGATGAAATTCTGTATCTCTATGCTTTTTTAGTCTTGCTAGACGAGCGCCGCGCCAGACGTTTACCCCCCTGGGAAGGCATTCGCATCGTTATGGAACGCATCCGTGATTAA